Proteins from a genomic interval of Pseudomonadota bacterium:
- a CDS encoding MATE family efflux transporter produces the protein MSAPPFPRRLSRELRAMLHLAAPIIVNNLATTGMGFFDTVMSGRLGATTLAAVAVGHALYMMPYLLGLGLLMAVNPLTAHRIGAGERGRVGRLFRQALWLALALSIVLLLALQGSGRFLLWIGIDPAVVPETAGYIGAIAWGLPALFVFLVLRYTSEGIGHTAPILLTAAIGFAGNLLGNYVLMFGHFGFPALGAVGCGLASALAQWLMLVVLLIYVLVRRQVYARLNLFSRFEWPRLDRLREIVALGLPIGGSVLAEASLFSCVGLMMGTLGASVVGAHQIAINYAAMMFMLPLSVHNAVTVRVGHALGAGRADDARFRAWLGVGLCGAFMLLSAIVMLIFGEQIVGFYLRPGEADEVRTIAISLLGMAALFQISDGLQVGAAGGLRGYKDTRIPFLINLFSYWVVGFPLAYGLGIVLDWGPRTVWVGLVVGLTVCAALLNYRLWQVSRRPWAPERSAAPVTP, from the coding sequence ATGAGCGCCCCCCCGTTCCCCCGCCGCCTGAGCCGCGAATTGCGCGCGATGTTGCACCTCGCGGCGCCGATCATCGTCAACAACCTGGCGACCACCGGCATGGGGTTCTTCGACACGGTGATGTCCGGCCGGCTCGGAGCGACCACCCTGGCGGCGGTGGCGGTCGGCCACGCGCTCTACATGATGCCCTACCTCCTCGGCCTCGGCTTGCTGATGGCCGTCAACCCGCTCACGGCCCATCGCATCGGCGCCGGCGAGCGGGGGCGGGTAGGGCGCCTCTTTCGCCAAGCCCTGTGGCTGGCCCTGGCACTGTCGATCGTGCTCCTGCTCGCCCTGCAGGGGAGCGGACGGTTTCTGCTTTGGATCGGCATCGATCCGGCGGTCGTGCCGGAGACAGCGGGCTACATCGGTGCCATCGCCTGGGGCCTGCCCGCACTCTTTGTCTTTCTCGTGTTGCGCTACACGAGCGAGGGCATCGGTCACACGGCTCCGATTCTGCTAACAGCAGCGATAGGTTTTGCGGGCAATCTGCTGGGCAACTACGTGCTCATGTTCGGACACTTCGGATTTCCCGCCCTGGGGGCTGTCGGCTGTGGGTTGGCCTCGGCCCTGGCGCAGTGGCTCATGCTCGTCGTGCTGCTGATCTACGTGCTCGTGCGGCGGCAGGTCTACGCGCGGCTGAATCTCTTCTCCCGCTTCGAGTGGCCGCGCCTCGACCGCCTGCGCGAAATCGTTGCCCTCGGGCTGCCCATCGGCGGCTCCGTGCTGGCCGAGGCGAGTCTGTTCTCCTGTGTCGGGTTGATGATGGGCACGCTCGGCGCAAGCGTGGTCGGTGCCCATCAGATCGCCATTAACTACGCGGCGATGATGTTCATGCTGCCCTTGTCGGTGCACAACGCGGTGACCGTGCGGGTGGGGCATGCGTTGGGAGCGGGGCGCGCCGATGACGCTCGCTTTCGCGCGTGGTTGGGGGTCGGGCTGTGCGGCGCCTTCATGCTGTTGTCGGCCATCGTGATGCTGATCTTCGGCGAGCAGATCGTGGGCTTCTACCTGCGTCCCGGCGAGGCGGACGAGGTGCGCACGATCGCGATCAGCCTGCTCGGCATGGCCGCCCTGTTCCAGATCTCCGATGGCCTGCAGGTGGGCGCAGCCGGTGGACTGCGCGGCTACAAGGACACGCGCATCCCCTTTCTCATCAACCTCTTCTCCTATTGGGTGGTGGGCTTTCCGCTTGCATACGGGCTCGGCATCGTTCTCGATTGGGGGCCGCGCACCGTGTGGGTGGGGCTCGTGGTGGGGCTGACCGTGTGCGCGGCGTTGCTCAACTATCGCCTTTGGCAGGTGAGCAGGCGGCCGTGGGCGCCTGAGCGCTCGGCGGCGCCGGTCACGCCGTGA
- a CDS encoding DUF429 domain-containing protein: MTTVALGPARGGVVGVDGCRAGWLAIHLTKAGATSWGVFTGVDEVLARWPRGRILVDMPIGLADDAPRAVEREARLRLGRPRASSVFAVPSRTAVYAPNYESACARNRERLGVAISKQAWHLTPKIRELDRLLAADPIQRRRVLEAHPELCFAALAPDGEALAESKKSDAGQAARYAILKQHFPTAQVLKDDIVRSTRRADVALDDIADALVLAISARLSLTRIPADADACAHMVFPASRNDR; encoded by the coding sequence GTGACGACGGTCGCGCTGGGGCCGGCTCGTGGGGGCGTCGTCGGCGTCGACGGATGCCGCGCTGGCTGGTTGGCGATTCATCTGACCAAGGCCGGGGCGACGAGTTGGGGCGTGTTCACCGGCGTCGACGAGGTGCTGGCGCGCTGGCCTCGCGGCCGGATTCTGGTCGACATGCCGATCGGCCTCGCGGACGACGCTCCGCGTGCCGTCGAGCGCGAGGCGCGCCTGCGCCTGGGGCGTCCCCGCGCCTCGTCGGTGTTCGCCGTGCCGAGCCGGACCGCCGTCTACGCGCCCAACTACGAGAGCGCTTGCGCGCGCAACCGTGAGCGCCTGGGGGTGGCGATCAGCAAGCAGGCCTGGCATCTCACGCCCAAGATCCGCGAACTCGACCGACTCCTGGCGGCAGACCCGATCCAGCGCCGGCGCGTCCTGGAAGCGCACCCGGAGCTGTGTTTCGCCGCGTTGGCGCCCGATGGGGAGGCGCTGGCGGAAAGCAAGAAGTCCGACGCTGGCCAGGCAGCCCGCTACGCCATCCTGAAGCAGCACTTTCCCACCGCACAGGTGCTCAAGGACGATATCGTGCGATCCACCCGCCGCGCCGACGTGGCCCTGGACGACATCGCTGACGCCCTGGTGCTGGCGATCAGCGCCCGCCTGTCCCTCACGAGAATCCCAGCGGACGCCGACGCCTGTGCGCACATGGTGTTCCCGGCTAGTCGCAATGATCGGTGA
- a CDS encoding DUF4160 domain-containing protein, whose translation MPARRFFFSREESRRHVHVLSGQGEAKFRLEPRISLARNHGLSAAHKPHSTHRRGTLR comes from the coding sequence ATGCCGGCGCGCAGGTTCTTCTTCAGTCGAGAGGAGTCCCGCCGCCATGTGCACGTCCTCTCCGGTCAGGGAGAGGCCAAGTTCCGGCTTGAACCTAGAATCAGCCTGGCTAGGAATCACGGTCTGTCGGCGGCACACAAACCGCATTCAACGCATCGTCGAGGCACACTCCGATGA
- a CDS encoding DUF2442 domain-containing protein, with product MTNISQHGFWLLVSQEELFLSFDQVPWFREATVAAIQCVEQPAAGHLRWPDLDVDLALDSIRHPERYPLTAR from the coding sequence GTGACCAACATCTCACAACATGGCTTCTGGCTGTTGGTCAGCCAAGAGGAGCTGTTCCTGTCATTCGATCAGGTTCCATGGTTTCGCGAGGCGACCGTCGCGGCGATCCAGTGCGTTGAGCAACCGGCTGCCGGGCACCTTCGCTGGCCGGACCTCGATGTGGACCTCGCCCTGGACAGCATTCGCCATCCAGAACGCTATCCGTTGACGGCTCGCTGA